The following are encoded in a window of Persicobacter psychrovividus genomic DNA:
- a CDS encoding InlB B-repeat-containing protein: protein MNPKFNMLCWILLWCPVSFLCAQQPADWGNEDRWESLNPGGGGQIQDLYFDKNVDGRVWFSSDMEGVYRSDDYGQQWHFVSRDLSHGMAFVINQTIGENKTFQGGLYGAHISTNADAADPHEVTWDMIEITRGDAIASIAISADNQTIILAPGWQNKDPQKCQQSLLDPVQNLSSTKFNGERNIYLSKDGGQSWQSVLYDAEEGYRNIFAVNINPINDHIYIAAGGGLYLSTDGGSNFTKVAEPNDALIGAGAATSCNNRPDGGSRGVSVSPDGKVIYASFQTTGGGTYLDKRWALYAMRTTSTGLDGSWLKIMDGLTDTAEWYDPKVDPRSTATAHRLAVGTVWNNNANRIGLWEAEISLDENANIISYQWSNVLDMPKSGRCFDFEVSWERRNFIVRSVDYSPASWKDNLIVTMGGMNVFITDRNDVGYPCSSWREIYGEVVYYHEGLAMSRERGFSSPYSYDVSAYENYMIQGCADHGIIQSLDHGYSWTSEHTPQGITNAMGVATIPTTPALVVADMRKGYGAPSHNVGGLFAKEINLESIGQKTDWKLIGGGAPNSAGEVNGLPSRNFRAIVYDPHHVERVFISTRGKTASSGDVPGGIYTTDDILAVYNGTGSFRKISDPSVDFLDIRDIWVDPNDANYLFARTSGTGSGASLYRGVRDASGNYSWTSMEANCRNAGDVYLFTHKGDTWAVMAAELDGHYGVYINRDPRADNWHESGSWIFTDMDIAASLALRPEKWIEPNEPIAFSGLAAHEDFIVLTTGVGTHKKGLGTFLGQINGDRVDWYDWSVAPANNRSLENPTGLQAKIHIENGTPYYMVALATTGPWRRQLPSALLAPPCDVRFPSSSVNYAAVGGAETISISSDEAVSLGEVSEFITADLQGTQLNISVAPNHGSARTGTVELIGCKTRFLTIVQAGNGAIIETFDLMPTTNQWTDGQFTGNEGVVWNYLQVKRTSSINGNSVKVDNSAGGAVYAQLSGGLTRLVFKVMPTGTANPTGVVVEVDGAEIYRQDIAANSGISTITIEDLEITGDYELRFSGFNNADLQIDDIEWLPTPLEVSYPLTVTNGSGSGFFAEGETIGISADQPADGMVFTHWSGDVAQIADASQSTTSLIMPASAVAVTANYQAVSLDFMETFDLMPVANQWSDGVFTGNHAQAWAYHQVKRTKTIHENTLKLGNSTGGYLETAFTDGLGSLSFLLAPTGTAQPTGVDVYVNGVLVEQFFLAANSPATLFKIDGINQSGNCTLKFVGNSNSDPQLDDIAWSAFGNARQFANEVPAASLSCYPNPVSGQLKVVYPQQTMLQIFNSVGQLVHQSVHDGESVIHTEDWPAGIYIVRTGDEQQKILKK from the coding sequence ATGAACCCAAAATTTAACATGTTATGCTGGATCCTATTATGGTGTCCGGTTTCCTTTTTGTGTGCCCAACAACCAGCCGATTGGGGCAATGAAGACCGTTGGGAAAGTCTGAACCCCGGCGGTGGCGGACAAATCCAAGACCTCTACTTTGATAAGAATGTTGATGGCCGAGTGTGGTTTTCCAGTGATATGGAGGGCGTTTACCGTTCCGACGATTACGGGCAGCAATGGCACTTTGTGAGTCGCGACCTTTCCCATGGGATGGCCTTTGTGATTAACCAAACAATTGGTGAAAACAAAACCTTCCAGGGCGGACTTTATGGTGCGCATATTTCCACCAATGCCGATGCGGCCGACCCGCATGAGGTTACCTGGGATATGATTGAAATTACCCGCGGAGATGCCATTGCATCAATTGCCATTTCAGCAGATAACCAAACGATTATTCTGGCACCAGGCTGGCAAAATAAAGATCCGCAGAAATGCCAGCAGTCTTTGCTTGACCCTGTACAGAATTTGAGCAGTACCAAATTTAATGGCGAGCGAAACATTTACCTTTCCAAGGATGGCGGCCAAAGCTGGCAAAGTGTTTTGTATGATGCTGAAGAAGGTTACCGCAATATTTTTGCGGTGAATATCAACCCCATTAACGACCATATTTACATCGCCGCAGGCGGGGGCTTGTACCTCTCTACGGATGGTGGCAGCAACTTTACCAAAGTAGCGGAACCGAATGATGCCCTGATTGGCGCCGGAGCGGCAACAAGCTGTAACAACCGCCCAGACGGCGGATCGCGCGGGGTAAGTGTTTCTCCAGATGGGAAGGTCATTTATGCCAGCTTCCAGACCACAGGCGGAGGAACTTACCTCGATAAAAGATGGGCATTATATGCCATGCGCACCACCAGTACAGGTTTGGATGGCAGCTGGCTGAAAATTATGGATGGCCTGACAGACACCGCAGAGTGGTACGACCCGAAGGTTGACCCACGCTCTACGGCCACTGCTCACCGCCTTGCGGTAGGGACAGTATGGAACAACAACGCCAACCGAATTGGTTTGTGGGAAGCGGAAATCTCCCTGGATGAAAATGCCAACATTATCAGCTACCAATGGAGCAATGTGCTTGACATGCCAAAATCCGGCCGCTGCTTTGACTTTGAAGTCAGCTGGGAACGCAGGAATTTCATTGTTCGTTCTGTCGATTATTCCCCAGCAAGCTGGAAGGATAACTTAATCGTGACCATGGGAGGAATGAACGTTTTCATTACCGACCGTAACGATGTGGGCTACCCTTGCAGTAGCTGGCGAGAAATTTATGGTGAAGTGGTGTATTACCATGAAGGTTTAGCCATGTCACGTGAGCGCGGGTTTTCATCTCCTTATTCTTATGATGTGTCGGCCTATGAAAACTACATGATTCAAGGCTGTGCCGATCACGGAATTATTCAGAGTCTTGACCATGGTTACTCCTGGACGAGTGAACATACGCCTCAGGGAATTACCAATGCAATGGGAGTGGCAACAATCCCGACCACACCCGCTTTGGTGGTAGCGGATATGCGCAAAGGGTATGGTGCCCCAAGCCATAATGTAGGTGGGCTTTTTGCGAAGGAGATTAATCTGGAGAGTATCGGTCAGAAAACCGACTGGAAACTGATTGGCGGTGGTGCCCCAAATTCCGCAGGGGAAGTGAATGGCCTGCCAAGCCGAAATTTCCGGGCCATTGTTTACGATCCGCATCATGTGGAGCGGGTGTTTATTTCAACGAGGGGAAAAACAGCCTCTTCAGGAGATGTGCCGGGAGGAATCTACACTACTGATGATATTCTGGCAGTTTATAATGGTACGGGCAGCTTCCGTAAAATTTCTGACCCGTCCGTAGATTTTCTTGATATTCGAGATATTTGGGTAGATCCCAACGATGCCAATTACCTTTTTGCTCGTACCTCAGGAACAGGTAGCGGCGCAAGCCTTTACCGTGGGGTGCGCGATGCTTCCGGAAATTACTCCTGGACGAGCATGGAAGCCAATTGCCGAAATGCGGGAGACGTTTACCTTTTTACGCACAAAGGCGATACCTGGGCCGTGATGGCCGCCGAGCTTGATGGCCACTATGGGGTTTATATCAACAGGGACCCACGTGCTGATAACTGGCATGAGTCCGGTTCATGGATTTTCACCGATATGGATATTGCGGCAAGCTTGGCCCTTCGTCCTGAAAAATGGATTGAACCCAATGAGCCGATCGCTTTCAGCGGACTGGCGGCCCACGAAGATTTTATTGTCCTGACCACCGGTGTGGGTACACATAAGAAAGGGCTGGGGACTTTCCTCGGCCAAATCAATGGCGATCGGGTGGATTGGTACGACTGGTCGGTGGCGCCTGCCAATAACCGATCGTTGGAAAACCCAACAGGGTTGCAGGCTAAAATTCATATTGAAAACGGCACGCCTTATTATATGGTGGCATTGGCCACTACCGGCCCTTGGCGCCGTCAGTTGCCTTCGGCATTGCTTGCCCCACCTTGCGATGTTCGTTTCCCATCGAGTTCCGTAAATTATGCCGCTGTTGGTGGTGCTGAAACCATCAGTATTTCATCTGATGAGGCAGTAAGCCTGGGCGAAGTTTCGGAATTCATCACTGCCGACCTGCAAGGTACTCAATTGAATATCAGTGTAGCGCCAAATCATGGCAGTGCCCGTACTGGTACGGTGGAGCTGATCGGTTGTAAAACCCGATTCCTGACCATCGTTCAGGCAGGAAATGGCGCTATCATCGAGACCTTTGATTTGATGCCTACGACCAATCAGTGGACAGATGGGCAATTTACAGGTAATGAAGGCGTGGTATGGAATTACTTGCAGGTGAAAAGAACCTCCTCGATCAATGGTAATTCGGTAAAAGTGGATAACAGTGCCGGCGGTGCGGTTTATGCACAGCTTTCTGGTGGCCTGACCCGACTGGTGTTTAAAGTCATGCCGACAGGAACAGCCAACCCGACAGGGGTAGTTGTTGAGGTTGACGGAGCGGAAATTTACCGCCAGGATATTGCTGCCAACAGTGGCATCAGCACCATTACGATTGAGGACCTGGAGATTACTGGAGATTATGAATTGAGGTTTTCAGGTTTCAATAATGCCGACCTTCAAATTGATGATATCGAGTGGTTGCCGACACCCTTGGAGGTGAGCTATCCTTTAACGGTTACCAATGGATCAGGAAGCGGATTTTTTGCTGAAGGCGAAACGATTGGTATTTCTGCAGATCAGCCAGCCGATGGGATGGTGTTTACGCATTGGAGTGGGGACGTGGCGCAAATTGCAGATGCCAGTCAATCAACCACAAGCCTGATTATGCCCGCTTCAGCAGTGGCTGTTACGGCAAACTATCAGGCCGTTAGTCTGGACTTTATGGAAACCTTCGACCTGATGCCTGTTGCCAATCAATGGTCGGATGGGGTGTTTACGGGCAACCATGCACAGGCATGGGCTTACCATCAGGTAAAGCGCACCAAGACAATCCATGAAAATACCTTGAAGCTGGGCAACAGCACCGGTGGTTATCTTGAAACTGCCTTCACCGACGGACTGGGCAGTTTGTCCTTCTTGCTCGCTCCTACGGGAACAGCGCAGCCGACGGGTGTAGACGTTTACGTGAATGGGGTTTTGGTGGAGCAGTTCTTCCTTGCGGCGAACAGTCCTGCCACCTTATTTAAAATAGATGGCATCAATCAGTCGGGCAATTGTACGCTGAAGTTTGTGGGCAACAGCAACTCTGATCCGCAACTGGACGATATCGCCTGGTCGGCTTTCGGAAATGCGCGTCAGTTTGCCAACGAAGTGCCTGCGGCTTCCCTGAGTTGTTATCCTAACCCAGTGAGTGGGCAGCTGAAGGTGGTTTATCCGCAGCAGACCATGTTGCAGATTTTCAACAGTGTCGGGCAGCTGGTTCATCAGTCGGTTCATGACGGGGAGTCAGTGATTCATACCGAAGACTGGCCTGCTGGAATTTACATTGTCAGAACAGGGGATGAACAGCAAAAGATTTTGAAAAAATAA
- a CDS encoding nucleoside hydrolase, giving the protein MKARLIFLWAMVFISPAFGQGRFIIDADTGNEMDDLFAIVRMLVDPNTEVIALNSAHYNNAQITADSIWNENPVTEFNTVKVSQDYNEQLLEGLQMMDIPHPIGANRFLGYTWGYYPGAKLPQSPASDLIISEAKKLADGQRLNIAILGACTNVAAAIAKDTTIADKLNIYMLGAEFNVHTNVWNKNSFNVQNDLNAFDYLMDNEQIQLTIMPGAVIKAFKYKKSVIQPKLYAYHHPTTDLLANIWDDINAAEYRVMWDLGLTAALIRPELATIEERPAPPENKRKTVGVFVDIDMPEMQKDFWESLDQYFKKHQNDHQ; this is encoded by the coding sequence ATGAAAGCACGATTGATTTTTTTGTGGGCCATGGTTTTTATCTCCCCGGCTTTTGGACAGGGACGCTTTATTATTGATGCCGATACGGGCAATGAAATGGATGATCTTTTTGCGATCGTCAGAATGCTCGTCGATCCCAATACAGAAGTGATCGCCCTGAATTCGGCACATTATAATAATGCCCAAATCACGGCCGACAGCATTTGGAATGAAAATCCGGTGACGGAATTTAATACCGTGAAGGTCTCGCAGGATTACAACGAACAGTTGCTTGAAGGTCTTCAAATGATGGACATTCCGCATCCGATAGGGGCGAACCGTTTCCTCGGTTATACCTGGGGTTATTATCCTGGGGCAAAGTTACCGCAAAGTCCGGCCTCGGATTTAATCATCAGCGAAGCTAAAAAATTAGCCGATGGGCAGCGGCTCAATATTGCCATTTTGGGCGCCTGCACCAATGTGGCGGCGGCAATTGCCAAAGACACCACCATTGCGGATAAACTGAATATTTATATGTTAGGTGCCGAATTTAATGTGCATACCAACGTGTGGAATAAGAACAGTTTTAATGTTCAGAATGACTTAAATGCTTTTGATTACCTGATGGACAATGAGCAAATTCAATTGACCATAATGCCTGGGGCAGTGATTAAGGCCTTTAAGTACAAGAAATCGGTGATTCAGCCAAAATTATATGCTTACCATCACCCGACCACAGATTTGCTGGCCAATATTTGGGATGATATTAATGCGGCAGAATACCGCGTAATGTGGGATTTGGGACTGACAGCCGCACTCATTCGGCCTGAACTTGCGACCATCGAGGAGCGACCTGCTCCACCGGAAAACAAGCGAAAAACTGTCGGTGTCTTTGTGGATATAGATATGCCTGAAATGCAAAAGGACTTTTGGGAATCATTGGATCAATACTTTAAAAAACATCAAAATGATCATCAATAA
- a CDS encoding pseudouridylate synthase, which translates to MIEQYLFNFQQDISEITMPEGLNNPFETQIPKIGLVAVREVQDFIGQSAAGWGYDFTERKGKMFGVLVVQLPKGGYAYLMTVSGVLGHDQSVPCFVPSVFDDSPDQSFVGEGMRALSALGLEIQSAEDQATIQQLKATRKQKSFLLQQRIFSQYQFLNQKAERKNVLDIFRDFNCSSPPAAAGDCAAPKLLHFAFKHSLKPIAIAEFWWGNTPKGAEKQHGHFYPACQSRCLPILQFMLAVEN; encoded by the coding sequence ATGATCGAACAATATCTTTTCAATTTTCAGCAGGACATTTCAGAAATCACGATGCCCGAAGGGTTGAACAACCCTTTTGAAACCCAAATCCCCAAGATAGGCCTTGTGGCCGTTCGTGAAGTTCAGGATTTTATTGGTCAGTCTGCCGCAGGATGGGGTTATGATTTTACCGAAAGAAAAGGAAAGATGTTCGGCGTACTGGTAGTGCAGTTGCCGAAGGGGGGCTACGCTTATTTAATGACGGTGTCTGGGGTGCTTGGCCACGATCAATCGGTGCCTTGTTTTGTGCCCTCGGTTTTCGATGATTCCCCCGATCAGTCTTTTGTCGGGGAGGGTATGCGGGCATTAAGTGCCCTTGGGTTGGAAATTCAATCGGCAGAGGATCAGGCCACCATTCAGCAATTAAAAGCCACCCGCAAACAAAAGTCTTTTCTACTTCAACAGCGGATTTTCAGTCAATATCAATTCCTCAATCAAAAGGCAGAAAGAAAAAATGTCTTGGATATTTTTCGGGATTTCAATTGTAGCAGTCCGCCAGCTGCGGCAGGCGACTGTGCGGCTCCAAAGTTATTGCATTTTGCTTTCAAACATTCCCTCAAGCCTATCGCTATTGCCGAGTTTTGGTGGGGGAATACGCCAAAAGGAGCCGAAAAGCAACATGGCCATTTTTATCCTGCATGCCAAAGCCGCTGCCTTCCTATCTTACAATTTATGTTAGCTGTCGAAAATTAA
- a CDS encoding patatin-like phospholipase family protein, with protein MLKHKLLTIDGGGTRGVIPATILMHLEEYLQGKQAGKSLNHYFDLVMGTSTGGIIALAIGAGIPMRAIRDLYLKEASEIFKDSIFDDLRDGFWNLFGADYTQKVLSQKLQAEFEKAGVTTMGEINRTSRAKILVAAFHLNPAANEQGVHNFRPRIFNSWFRRDSDLPLYKIGCATSAGPTFFPVYGLNDHRYIDGGVAMNNPAMAAVSFAMNKNIDPSSTAHGGPEGQQKGLGKSIHELALLSLGTGTSNTAHISAEQVGKGDWGAAKWINHMSDLLTEANMQSTAYYVEQLFHDNKDYLRVNFNLADPKYQLNLKDGEAIKIDETDPQRLQQLVDIADRYWEEHQSELKSFFDRTADESQWVV; from the coding sequence ATGCTGAAACATAAACTACTTACCATAGACGGTGGAGGGACAAGGGGGGTGATTCCTGCCACGATCCTGATGCACCTTGAGGAATACCTGCAAGGCAAGCAGGCAGGAAAAAGTCTGAATCATTATTTTGATCTGGTCATGGGGACCTCCACGGGAGGAATCATTGCCTTGGCAATAGGCGCAGGTATCCCGATGCGGGCGATTCGGGACCTTTACCTGAAAGAAGCAAGTGAGATTTTTAAAGACTCCATCTTCGATGACCTTCGCGACGGGTTCTGGAATTTGTTTGGCGCGGATTATACCCAAAAGGTACTGTCTCAGAAGTTGCAGGCGGAATTTGAAAAAGCTGGAGTAACGACCATGGGCGAGATCAATCGCACGAGTCGCGCAAAAATTTTGGTGGCGGCATTTCATCTCAACCCAGCGGCCAACGAGCAGGGCGTCCATAATTTTCGTCCACGGATTTTTAATTCATGGTTCAGGCGAGATTCTGATCTCCCCCTCTATAAAATAGGTTGCGCCACCTCCGCAGGGCCAACATTCTTTCCCGTTTACGGGCTGAACGACCATCGGTATATTGATGGGGGCGTGGCGATGAACAACCCTGCAATGGCGGCGGTATCTTTTGCCATGAACAAAAATATCGATCCTTCTTCAACAGCTCATGGTGGCCCCGAAGGCCAACAAAAAGGGCTCGGCAAATCGATTCACGAACTGGCGCTGTTGTCTTTAGGAACAGGGACCTCCAACACGGCACATATTTCTGCAGAACAAGTTGGAAAAGGCGACTGGGGAGCCGCAAAATGGATTAACCACATGTCTGATTTATTGACAGAAGCCAATATGCAATCTACGGCCTATTATGTGGAGCAGCTTTTCCATGACAATAAGGACTATCTGCGTGTGAATTTCAATCTTGCAGACCCGAAATATCAGCTGAACCTCAAAGATGGCGAAGCAATTAAAATAGATGAAACCGACCCGCAAAGGCTTCAGCAGCTCGTGGACATTGCCGACCGCTATTGGGAAGAACATCAGTCCGAGTTGAAATCCTTTTTCGACCGCACAGCAGATGAAAGTCAGTGGGTTGTTTAA
- a CDS encoding DUF4380 domain-containing protein, translating to MIINKLGLGLWLLAASCCWGSSAVAQQKTMAEKSTTEGVVKQGDLSVFYNAEHGGRITQIELKGVAILVGPEVHPDLSGNTWWPAPQSVWNWPPPASINNLPYQLDRQENKVTMISAGESDFGVQLKKEIELFDQNHLQITYTATNLSEQAKAFGHWEITRVPKNGRVLFPVGKAFPKHFKGYDKKNALYDFGANCKELKSEDQAYFDFVIKAGELTLPNSDFNKLFADGKGWLAYQLDNQRVLIKYFRDENPSEIAPQQGEIEVYASPILPLVELEQHAQYHELAPQASSVYQVDWLVLETEKGFSISAAWVEQQIQAHKRKVQ from the coding sequence ATGATCATCAATAAATTAGGGCTTGGATTGTGGCTGTTGGCAGCTTCTTGCTGCTGGGGCAGTTCCGCAGTGGCTCAACAAAAAACCATGGCAGAAAAATCAACGACCGAAGGGGTGGTCAAACAGGGCGACCTGTCGGTGTTTTACAATGCCGAACATGGCGGTCGAATCACTCAAATTGAACTCAAAGGGGTTGCTATACTGGTTGGTCCAGAGGTGCACCCCGATTTGTCGGGCAATACCTGGTGGCCTGCACCGCAATCGGTTTGGAACTGGCCTCCTCCGGCCTCCATTAATAACTTGCCTTATCAGCTTGATCGGCAGGAAAACAAAGTAACGATGATTAGTGCCGGGGAGTCAGATTTTGGGGTGCAGCTGAAAAAAGAAATTGAACTTTTTGATCAGAATCATTTGCAAATCACCTATACGGCAACTAATTTAAGTGAGCAAGCCAAAGCTTTTGGGCATTGGGAGATCACGCGTGTTCCGAAAAATGGACGGGTATTATTTCCTGTAGGGAAAGCCTTTCCAAAGCACTTCAAAGGGTACGATAAAAAAAATGCACTGTATGACTTTGGAGCTAACTGCAAGGAACTGAAAAGTGAGGATCAGGCTTATTTTGATTTTGTGATCAAGGCAGGCGAATTAACTTTGCCCAATTCGGATTTTAACAAGCTTTTTGCCGATGGCAAAGGGTGGCTGGCCTATCAGTTGGATAATCAGCGGGTATTGATCAAGTACTTTCGGGATGAAAACCCCTCGGAGATTGCACCGCAACAGGGAGAGATTGAGGTGTATGCCTCCCCAATATTACCTTTGGTGGAATTGGAGCAACATGCACAGTACCATGAGTTGGCACCGCAAGCTTCTTCAGTTTATCAGGTGGATTGGCTGGTGCTCGAAACAGAAAAGGGCTTTTCAATTTCTGCGGCCTGGGTAGAACAACAGATTCAGGCCCACAAACGTAAAGTCCAATAG
- a CDS encoding DUF6515 family protein: MRKILTKVAILSLLLVLMTMLGKSDAQAQRRFRRVSTKKVVVIKPGKRVRRLPAKAVVITHRNINYHYAKGVYYRRINGAYQVVQPAYGLRLVSLPAKAVLVANRRTIYHYNGVYYKAVAAGGYEVIEAPELANT, from the coding sequence ATGAGAAAGATTTTGACCAAAGTTGCCATATTAAGTTTATTGTTAGTCCTCATGACGATGCTGGGGAAAAGTGATGCCCAGGCACAGCGAAGATTCCGACGGGTATCCACAAAGAAAGTGGTGGTGATCAAGCCCGGAAAAAGGGTTCGTCGATTACCCGCAAAAGCGGTGGTCATTACCCATCGGAATATTAATTACCACTATGCTAAGGGCGTTTATTATCGAAGGATCAACGGGGCTTATCAGGTGGTGCAGCCTGCCTACGGGCTGAGATTGGTGAGCCTGCCTGCTAAGGCGGTGCTGGTTGCCAACAGGCGGACCATATACCACTATAATGGTGTATATTATAAAGCAGTGGCCGCTGGTGGCTATGAGGTCATCGAAGCACCTGAGTTGGCAAATACCTGA
- a CDS encoding RagB/SusD family nutrient uptake outer membrane protein, with protein MKVRYIIALFIAAFLVQSCGSSFLEDAKVQRDLFKEYFYKTEDDAKLAVNAMYSPLHWYGLFKRHRYLLGYMAGDCIPTSGAGQVQAYHEFKFGPSDNELVAEAWTTCYAGIGRANLVLERVPEIPFEDEKIQQRYLAEAHFMRAFYYFNLVRMYGDVPLYTRSYSGDLDDPLLVPERTDASVIYDLIEEDLLKAKGILPAEYPTADIGRPTSGAATGYLGKVFLFRKKYAEAVKEFKEIKDGLHGMYDLVPFDQIWGVANNNNKESIFEIQYLAGFGTPWPNGDNTAASKSNWVATAVSPGSGSFANALPSEEVNDFFNMYPEENQLRRYYTIARSGDVWQSWNPIREDPTAEVVISEDEVIGAQWNARTKDKPYGYFSGIRKFAEGPDDRRGFNQCPNNYAPMRYADVLLMLAEAENELNGPTALAYESINMVRSRAQVDPIPAGLGKDEFFEKVVVERRLELTFEWHRFFDLVRWMDHPNRPEIGKAENMPGFVVGRNEVLPIPQNEIQTNPNLKQNNY; from the coding sequence ATGAAAGTAAGATATATCATCGCCCTTTTTATAGCGGCATTTTTGGTGCAATCCTGCGGCTCTTCCTTTTTGGAAGATGCCAAGGTGCAGAGAGATCTGTTTAAGGAATATTTTTACAAAACAGAAGACGATGCAAAACTGGCAGTAAATGCCATGTATTCTCCTCTTCACTGGTATGGCTTATTCAAAAGACACCGCTACCTTTTGGGGTATATGGCCGGGGATTGTATCCCGACTTCCGGTGCCGGTCAGGTTCAGGCATATCATGAGTTTAAATTTGGACCTTCGGATAATGAGTTGGTTGCTGAGGCCTGGACGACCTGTTATGCGGGTATTGGCCGAGCAAATCTTGTTTTGGAAAGGGTACCCGAAATTCCGTTTGAAGATGAAAAGATTCAACAGCGGTATCTTGCAGAGGCTCACTTCATGCGTGCTTTCTATTACTTTAACCTCGTAAGAATGTATGGCGATGTGCCACTTTATACCCGTTCTTACAGCGGTGACCTGGATGACCCTCTGTTGGTGCCTGAGCGTACTGATGCAAGTGTGATTTATGACCTGATTGAAGAGGATTTATTGAAAGCCAAAGGGATTCTACCTGCGGAATATCCGACTGCAGATATCGGTCGACCAACAAGTGGGGCCGCAACAGGGTACCTGGGGAAAGTATTCCTTTTCAGAAAAAAATATGCGGAAGCGGTAAAGGAATTCAAGGAAATCAAAGATGGCCTTCATGGTATGTATGATTTGGTTCCTTTTGATCAGATTTGGGGAGTAGCCAATAACAATAACAAGGAAAGCATTTTTGAAATTCAGTATTTGGCAGGTTTTGGTACCCCTTGGCCTAACGGCGATAATACAGCAGCGTCAAAATCCAATTGGGTAGCTACGGCGGTATCTCCTGGTTCAGGGAGCTTTGCCAACGCATTGCCTTCTGAAGAAGTGAACGATTTCTTCAATATGTATCCTGAAGAAAACCAGCTGCGCCGTTATTATACCATTGCTCGCTCAGGAGATGTTTGGCAATCCTGGAATCCTATTCGTGAAGACCCTACGGCTGAGGTTGTTATCAGTGAAGACGAAGTGATTGGTGCGCAGTGGAATGCCAGAACGAAAGATAAGCCGTATGGTTATTTTTCAGGAATCAGAAAATTCGCTGAAGGGCCAGACGACCGACGAGGTTTCAACCAGTGCCCGAACAACTATGCACCGATGCGTTATGCTGATGTGCTATTGATGTTGGCAGAAGCGGAGAACGAATTGAACGGACCAACAGCTTTGGCTTATGAGTCGATTAACATGGTTCGTTCAAGAGCACAAGTTGATCCAATTCCTGCGGGCTTGGGTAAAGATGAGTTCTTCGAGAAGGTTGTTGTTGAGCGTCGTCTTGAACTGACTTTCGAGTGGCACCGATTCTTTGATTTGGTACGTTGGATGGATCACCCTAACCGACCAGAAATCGGTAAGGCGGAAAACATGCCAGGTTTCGTAGTGGGTAGAAATGAAGTACTTCCTATTCCACAGAATGAGATTCAAACGAACCCTAACTTGAAGCAGAATAATTATTAA
- a CDS encoding YceI family protein — MNFKINKQLFVFALIALLSVSKAWATEYEIIIKGVSNVHDWECKVEKADVNIDVQASNGSIEALNGATLTVPVKSIKSGKSGMDKNIYKALKESKHAEIAFEMKNVKSVDGKTITVQGDLRIAGVTNAVDLNAELVTIDGKNAIKGQQVISMKDYEVEAPTAMFGAITTEDEVTVEYTIYL, encoded by the coding sequence ATGAATTTTAAGATCAACAAACAATTATTCGTATTTGCCTTAATTGCACTTTTATCAGTTTCAAAAGCGTGGGCAACGGAATACGAAATTATCATCAAAGGCGTGAGCAACGTTCACGACTGGGAATGTAAGGTAGAAAAGGCCGATGTGAACATTGATGTTCAGGCTTCAAATGGTTCAATTGAAGCCCTGAATGGCGCAACATTGACCGTTCCTGTGAAGTCCATCAAATCTGGAAAGAGCGGGATGGACAAAAACATTTACAAGGCATTGAAGGAAAGCAAACATGCTGAAATTGCTTTTGAAATGAAAAATGTAAAATCTGTTGATGGTAAAACAATCACAGTGCAAGGCGATTTGCGTATCGCAGGAGTTACAAATGCGGTGGATTTGAATGCCGAACTCGTAACCATTGACGGTAAAAATGCCATTAAAGGTCAGCAGGTCATTTCTATGAAAGATTATGAAGTGGAGGCCCCAACAGCCATGTTCGGCGCCATTACCACTGAAGACGAAGTTACCGTGGAATACACGATCTATTTATAA